One window of the Nicotiana tabacum cultivar K326 chromosome 4, ASM71507v2, whole genome shotgun sequence genome contains the following:
- the LOC107821640 gene encoding uncharacterized protein LOC107821640 isoform X1, whose amino-acid sequence MAGDGLSAKMAGMSKNQLYDIMFQMKTLVEQNQQQARQILIQNPSLTRALFQAQIMLGMVQPPQAIPAIQPTGALNPQQSVSQLPQSNVQTTPSLSEQIGIQEQTRKQQQNQPSLTAPSASRPPSNLQPPSLPSHPLQSVQQPKRHIGAQATPISLPQTSQIPNMPSLPHHSASPLPSHLQSQMPPASSQLEQPMQTSGNQHLIMQPQLPPQVRPPMQPFPHQVHLHMGPNVGFSQSGATQHHHHSQPAYHPALRPPASMGPAFLPGQPPVPSQLPLQSLYQMGGSHLRPEFHQVGSSMQADRVSPRIPSLPENTSGTHLPGPPPFPGQMGPSNQPSRPTALSLEMENALLQQVRSLTPEQINMLPPEQRNQVLQLQQMLG is encoded by the exons ATGGCCGGCGACGGATTATCGGCGAAGATGGCCGGAATGTCCAAAAACCAGCTCTACGACATTATGTTTCAGATGaag ACGCTAGTGGAACAGAACCAGCAACAAGCAAGGCAAATTCTCATTCAAAACCCTAGCTTGACTAGAGCACTCTTTCAG GCACAAATAATGCTGGGGATGGTGCAGCCACCACAAGCA ATTCCAGCCATACAGCCGACAGGAGCATTGAATCCCCAGCAGTCAGTATCTCAGCTTCCACAGTCAAATGTTCAGACCACTCCATCATTGTCAGAGCAAATTGGCATTCAGGAGCAAACAAGAAAGCAGCAGCAGAATCAACCTTCTCTAACTGCGCCATCTGCTTCTCGCCCACCCTCAAACCTTCAACCTCCATCCTTGCCGTCTCATCCATTGCAGTCAGTGCAGCAGCCAAAGAGACATATTGGTGCTCAAGCCACACCAATCTCTTTACCACAAACCTCTCAAATTCCTAACATGCCATCGCTTCCTCATCATTCTGCTTCACCGCTGCCATCTCATCTTCAATCACAAATGCCTCCGGCATCCTCCCAGTTGGAACAACCAATGCAAACTAGTGGCAACCAACACCTCATTATGCAACCACAGCTACCACCACAAGTGAGACCACCAATGCAACCCTTCCCCCATCAAGTTCACCTTCACATGGGGCCGAATGTTGGTTTTTCTCAATCTGGAGCAACTCAGCACCACCATCATTCACAGCCTGCTTATCAT CCTGCGCTGAGGCCTCCGGCAAGCATGGGACCTGCTTTTCTACCGGGACAACCACCAGTTCCAAGTCAGCTGCCACTTCAGTCGCTGTATCAG ATGGGAGGTTCACATTTGAGACCAGAATTCCATCAAGTTGGAAGTTCAATGCAAGCAGATCGAGTATCTCCTCGGATTCCGAGCTTACCAGAGAATACATCAGGAACACATCTCCCAGGACCACCACCATTCCCTGGCCAGATGGGCCCTAGCAATCAGCCTTCTAGACCGACAGCA CTGAGTCTGGAGATGGAGAATGCACTTCTTCAGCAAGTAAGGAGTCTGACCCCGGAACAGATTAACATGCTACCTCCAGAGCAAAGGAATCAAGTGCTTCAGTTGCAACAAATGCTCGGTTAA
- the LOC107773512 gene encoding NAC domain-containing protein 100-like, with the protein MEEINNKLPSGFRFHPTDEELITYYLRNKVSDFSFTAAAFADVDLNKCEPWDLPAKASMGEKEWYFFSLKDRKYPTGLRTNRATEAGYWKTTGKDKEIFHGGVLIGMKKTLVFYRGRAPKGEKTNWIMHEYRLETELGFKPSKEEWVVCRVFQKSPTVKKPNPTSSQSQESPNCDTNYTIANEIIGDFELSNLSSIATPSSGISNISLQNYNNENMNMNLASAATRSEAASNNIVPLLPNWSSSLLSSNYLSSSVNSLLFSSLQSRVNYHTREAATNIGDYFVNDFTLD; encoded by the exons ATGGAGGAAATTAATAATAAACTTCCTTCAGGGTTTAGATTCCATCCCACTGATGAAGAACTCATCACTTATTATCTCAGAAATAAGGTTTCTGATTTCAGTTTCACTGCTGCAGCTTTTGCTGATGTTGATCTCAATAAGTGTGAGCCTTGGGACCTCCCAG CGAAAGCCTCAATGGGAGAAAAAGAATGGTACTTTTTTAGCCTTAAAGATCGGAAGTATCCAACGGGCCTTCGTACTAACCGAGCAACAGAAGCAGGCTATTGGAAAACAACAGGCAAGGACAAGGAGATTTTTCATGGCGGAGTGCTAATTGGTATGAAGAAAACACTGGTTTTCTATAGAGGAAGAGCTCCTAAGGGCGAAAAAACCAACTGGATTATGCATGAATATAGACTAGAAACCGAGCTTGGCTTCAAACCTTCAAAG GAGGAATGGGTAGTTTGTAGGGTGTTTCAGAAGAGCCCAACAGTGAAGAAACCAAATCCAACATCATCACAATCCCAAGAGTCTCCTAATTGTGACACTAATTACACAATAGCAAATGAGATAATTGGGGATTTTGAGTTATCAAATTTGAGTAGCATTGCTACTCCATCAAGTGGGATTAGCAACATTTCTTTACAGAATTACAACAATGAGAACATGAACATGAACTTGGCTTCAGCAGCAACAAGATCAGAAGCAGCAAGCAACAATATTGTTCCATTACTGCCTAATTGGTCTTCTAGCTTGCTAAGTTCTAATTATCTATCATCATCAGTGAATTCTTTGCTTTTCAGCTCATTACAATCAAGGGTTAATTATCACACAAGAGAAGCTGCAACAAATATTGGCGATTACTTTGTAAATGACTTTACTTTAGACTGA
- the LOC107821640 gene encoding uncharacterized protein LOC107821640 isoform X2: MLGMVQPPQAIPAIQPTGALNPQQSVSQLPQSNVQTTPSLSEQIGIQEQTRKQQQNQPSLTAPSASRPPSNLQPPSLPSHPLQSVQQPKRHIGAQATPISLPQTSQIPNMPSLPHHSASPLPSHLQSQMPPASSQLEQPMQTSGNQHLIMQPQLPPQVRPPMQPFPHQVHLHMGPNVGFSQSGATQHHHHSQPAYHPALRPPASMGPAFLPGQPPVPSQLPLQSLYQMGGSHLRPEFHQVGSSMQADRVSPRIPSLPENTSGTHLPGPPPFPGQMGPSNQPSRPTALSLEMENALLQQVRSLTPEQINMLPPEQRNQVLQLQQMLG; encoded by the exons ATGCTGGGGATGGTGCAGCCACCACAAGCA ATTCCAGCCATACAGCCGACAGGAGCATTGAATCCCCAGCAGTCAGTATCTCAGCTTCCACAGTCAAATGTTCAGACCACTCCATCATTGTCAGAGCAAATTGGCATTCAGGAGCAAACAAGAAAGCAGCAGCAGAATCAACCTTCTCTAACTGCGCCATCTGCTTCTCGCCCACCCTCAAACCTTCAACCTCCATCCTTGCCGTCTCATCCATTGCAGTCAGTGCAGCAGCCAAAGAGACATATTGGTGCTCAAGCCACACCAATCTCTTTACCACAAACCTCTCAAATTCCTAACATGCCATCGCTTCCTCATCATTCTGCTTCACCGCTGCCATCTCATCTTCAATCACAAATGCCTCCGGCATCCTCCCAGTTGGAACAACCAATGCAAACTAGTGGCAACCAACACCTCATTATGCAACCACAGCTACCACCACAAGTGAGACCACCAATGCAACCCTTCCCCCATCAAGTTCACCTTCACATGGGGCCGAATGTTGGTTTTTCTCAATCTGGAGCAACTCAGCACCACCATCATTCACAGCCTGCTTATCAT CCTGCGCTGAGGCCTCCGGCAAGCATGGGACCTGCTTTTCTACCGGGACAACCACCAGTTCCAAGTCAGCTGCCACTTCAGTCGCTGTATCAG ATGGGAGGTTCACATTTGAGACCAGAATTCCATCAAGTTGGAAGTTCAATGCAAGCAGATCGAGTATCTCCTCGGATTCCGAGCTTACCAGAGAATACATCAGGAACACATCTCCCAGGACCACCACCATTCCCTGGCCAGATGGGCCCTAGCAATCAGCCTTCTAGACCGACAGCA CTGAGTCTGGAGATGGAGAATGCACTTCTTCAGCAAGTAAGGAGTCTGACCCCGGAACAGATTAACATGCTACCTCCAGAGCAAAGGAATCAAGTGCTTCAGTTGCAACAAATGCTCGGTTAA